DNA sequence from the Rattus rattus isolate New Zealand chromosome 2, Rrattus_CSIRO_v1, whole genome shotgun sequence genome:
tttttttgaaagggctTCTAGACTggtggtcttcctgcttcagcctctggagtAGTTAGAACTATAAGCCCTTGATCTTCTCTAGATTCTGAATGAATTCCGTTTGCCATTTATCATCTCTCTAAGCCTTCAGGACAGCTTTACCCAAGATCTATGTGCTAATTGATTTTTCTAGTGATTCCTTAAGTGGATCTAAGCGTTGGCTTCTCTCCCCACCCATGAGAGTAAAGTTTAAAGCTTAATTACACTtgcctctgtctttgcctctgtggGCTTGAACATAGGAGGCAGCGCTATTTTGTGGACTTTGTCCTTTTTCTAAGGGACTGAGCGGGTCGGCTACCATGAAGCCTAAGATGTAGTGCTGCAGGTTACCGTCAGGTGGCGCACCTTCAACCTACATCCCCCTCACCTCTCCAACTTCTTAAAGGGCCTGGACCGGTTTCTCTTGCAGTTCATCTCTATGGTGTTCGTTGTGGTTGCTCCGGAAAGGGCGGAGCTCCCACTTCCGGTGGGGCCGTCCCTAGAGTAGAGATGGCGGCGACGGCAGCCGAGGTTgcggcctctgcctctggagaggCCCGGGAAGAAGCTGAAGCTCCGGGTCCGGCCTGGGATGAGTCCCAACTACGAAGTTACAGCTTTCCGACCAGGCCCATCCCACGTTTGAGCCAGAGCGACCCTCGGGCGGAAGAGCTCATCGAAAATGAGGTGGGGGGCGGGGCTGCTGCTgaaggggtggaggaagggacTCAGTTAAGGGGAGAGGTGGGAAACTGACCGGATTGTGGACAGAGACTTGTGAGGCGGGAAAGAGAGATGGTAAGTCAGGAGTGCTTGACAGGGGAAACTGTTGTGAATTTGACAAGTGCAAATACCGTCGAAAAGAACGCATTAGCTCCTTGGAattacttggttgatttttttaaaaatgtttttgcttAGGAGCCCGTGGTGCTGACCGACACAAACCTTGTGTATCCTGCTCTGAAGTGGGACCTCGAATACCTGCAAGAGAATATTGGCAACGGAGATTTCTCTGTGTACAGTGCCAGCACCCATAAGTTCTTATACTATGATGAGAAGAAGATGGCCAATTTCCAGAACTTTAAGCCAAGGTCCAACAGGGAGGAAATTAAATTTCATGAGTTCGTTGAGAAACTACAAGCTATACAGCAGCGCGGGGGAGAAGAGCGGTAAGTTGCCCAGTCGGTAGAACTAGGGCATCCACTTTCCTGTAATTGTTTAAAGGTGTGGTGGAATTGGGTAAGAAGAGACTGGCATCTCCAGCCTCTAGGTTCCATGAATGAATATTCTACTCCGCTCTTCTGTAAGGGCTATGAGTTCTTGATGGTTCTTTCTAGCTTGGCGGATAAGAATAGCATTAGCCTTGAACTGTGAATCGAATTTCCTGTTGTAGGATTTGAGAGTGACAGTTGCCTTGCAGGGGCAATTAGATGAAAGAAAGGCTTGACAATGCCTGGGTGGGACGTATAGTAAGGCTGAAGGCATACATCCTTCAGAATTAGAAGTCATTGTGTTTCTGATGGAAGGGTCTATCCCAGGGTTCTAAAATTTCAAGCTCAAAGTGAACTTTCTTAAAGTATTTTGACTTCTCGGGGGAAATGTGTGTTATGTACACagtgtttgtttcttgttgttactgttttgttctgggttttgggttttggtttgttttggggggtgagGCAGGGACTCACTCTGGagctctgactgacctggaacttgccacataggccaggctggcctcaaactcactaagatccacctgtctctgccttgagtgctaggatcaaaggcaagCATGGGTGTTTGCCTGTGCGTTTTGCACACCATGTGTATTTAATTATTTGGTGCCTGTAGAGGGCAGAAGGCATTCCATCCTCTGCAAAGGAGTTAGATagttgtgggtcctgggaactgaacaccACTCTCCTAATGGAGCTCTTACCTGATGAGCCTTCTCTGCAATCCATTTGACAtttacaacacagacacacacacatcacacacacacacatacacaaacataccacacacatacactacacatacacacatacacacacataacacacacaaacacgtgctTGCCATTTAAAACACACACGCATGAATAAGACGATAATTGCTAGTTGGATTTAGCCCTGAAATTGAAAAGTTTGCAGTCTTGATTCTCAAATACTGCCTTGGATAGTGACAGTTCATGCTGAAAAGTTGAGTAGTCCGTCAGGATTTGGGTTAAGGGATATCAGAGTCCTCTAGCTTTGGGAAGATTAGAGCACATTGCTTGATACACTGTTTTGTTCCAGTGGTCATGAATCATTTGGAAGAGtgatcctttcttcctctttgtttttatcTCCATGTCTGAGGACAGCCCACTTATATAGGTTGCAGATAGCAGTCAGCCCCACATTATAACATTGTCTCCCAGAGAATTGCTTTCACCAAGTGCTTCATAGTAAATGACTGTCCCACATTTGGTGTCCGTTTCTGGAGTACTATGTAGTTTCCTATCTTGATTCTCTTTCTGGCTTCTTATCATGAGAATGTAACTAAATGAATAGATTTTAAATGTCTGGGCCAacgagatggttcagtgggtaaacaTGCTAAGTGCCAGGCCTGACAGCTGAGTTAATCCCCAAGACCACCATGGcggaagaagagaaccagctctcacaagttgtcccatgacctccacatgcatactgaGAGACATTTTGAGCTTTTATAACTCAGTTCTAATAGGAATATGGTTTAGATTAATGGCttaccttttttcccttttttttggtAAATAATGTTATACCAGACAAggtggtatatgtgtgtaattgTAGCACTCAGGAGGGTGGAAACAGAAGAATCgggaattcagggccagcctttcTTACCATGAGAGAGCCTAGGAGGTTCCTTGTAGCTAGTTTTTCCAAGTTACTGAGATTTCTAATTAGTGCTGCTATCACTGTTAGGATTAAGGCAGTGAAGCCCCTTATTTTCACATGTTTGTCCTGGGTCACATCATCTTGTTGATTCCCTGACACAAATTGTCCCAGTAGTTACAATCTGGAATTTTGCAGTTGGatgtaggaaaaggaaaaaaacagaatagtgTGGACTGTTTGCTAAAATCATACTTGAAAGCAACATGAGTCCCTCTGTAACATTTTATTGGTTAAGCCAAGTTCTCCCACAAAGAAGGGCAGCTGTTAGAATCAGCCACAGTGGTCATCCAGGGCTGCAGGAGTTGTGTCAGGTCTTGAGAGTCTGAAGGAAGTCAGATTTATCATAGACTTTGTAGATAGGTTTCCAGGGAATAAATTGTGTGAAATTTCCATGTGCGCTGGCCTTTATACGAAACCTGAGTTCCTAGGTAGTCTGTACTGTGATTGGTGCACAGGGTTGAGAATCGCATCTTTGAAGAGCTGTCGTGGAGCAGAGCTCAGACAAGGACAAAGAATTTAGCTCTGTGACTGCTGTTCAACTACTGCATGACTACAGCCGTTCTGTTGGAGATGCTAACAACAGCCTTGAGTTTCCACACAGAGGTGCTACCAGGGACCGGTCACATGTACTGACGGAACTTTTTTCTTGGGGAATGTAGGTTGTATCTGCAGCAAACACTCAATGACACCGTGGGTAGAAAGATTGTCATGGACTTCTTGGGTTTTAACTGGAACTGGATTAATAAACAACAGGGGAAACGTGGCTGGGGGCAGCTGACCTCTAACCTGTTGCTCATCGGCATGGAAGGTAAGAAATGCTTCCAGAACCATGGCTTTGCATCATgcaaatgggtttttttttttaaaaaaaaaaaaaaaagacgtgccATTACAcccagacaattttttttttttttgagatttatttatttagtgtaattgagtacactgtagctgtcttcagacacaccagaagagagcatcagatcccattacagatggttgtgagccaccatgtggttgctgggaattgaactcaggacctctgggaaagtagccagtgctctttaccactgagccatctctccagcccacaaaccTGATTTCTAATTCTGTCTCCACTACTTATTAGCCCCTTGCCTATGAACCAGCGTCCTCATCTGCAAAAGGAACAAGATAGCATTTTATAAGTAGCTCTCAAAATTGGGTGAGCTAATGTGTATTTTAAGTCATTTAGACAGTGCCGTGCAGTCTTGAGGCTGTTCTTGTCCTTTCTCAGCTGTGCTGTGATTCATTGGATGCTGAGCTAGGGAGCCCCGGGGACTGCTGCTGTGTTCCATTCATTGCAGGATGTTGAGGGGTTTACCCTGTGCAAATGGAAACAGTTCTaaaagacaggctctcactgtgtagctctggctagcctgaaactcagtatgcagaccagggtggccttgacttcactgagatccacctgagtgctgggagaaaagaaaggcgtgtaccaccatgcctagcagaAACTATTTTTCT
Encoded proteins:
- the Hif1an gene encoding hypoxia-inducible factor 1-alpha inhibitor, with amino-acid sequence MAATAAEVAASASGEAREEAEAPGPAWDESQLRSYSFPTRPIPRLSQSDPRAEELIENEEPVVLTDTNLVYPALKWDLEYLQENIGNGDFSVYSASTHKFLYYDEKKMANFQNFKPRSNREEIKFHEFVEKLQAIQQRGGEERLYLQQTLNDTVGRKIVMDFLGFNWNWINKQQGKRGWGQLTSNLLLIGMEGNVTPAHYDEQQNFFAQIKGHKRCILFPPDQFECLYPYPVHHPCDRQSQVDFDNPDYERFPNFRNVVGYETVVGPGDVLYIPMYWWHHIESLLNGGITITVNFWYKGAPTPKRIEYPLKAHQKVAVMRNIEKMLGEALGDPQEVGPLLNTMIKGRYN